The following proteins come from a genomic window of Solwaraspora sp. WMMA2065:
- a CDS encoding methylmalonyl-CoA mutase subunit beta has translation MTVPSESLDPAAGFPPATPDDWRRLALGVLRKSGAAGPDTPAESVDELLATTTYDGVRIAPLHTRQAAPPGVGVPGTAPYVRGAQARRDGGGAGGTDPAATVAGWDVRQRYVDPDPKAVREAVLTDLANGATSVWIDLSAGGLRASDLPEALDGVHLGLAPVVLDAGADSVAAAEALLALADDRSVERDALAGCLGADPLGWQARTGQAGDLAQLAVLAGYAERSPMLRTVTVDATAYHDAGGGDAQEIGCALATGLAYLRALTDAGLDLPAAFGQLEFRFAATTDQFATIAKLRAARQAWARVGQLCGVPEAGRQRQHAVTSAAMMTARDPWVNMLRTTVACFAAGAGGADAVTVAPFDARLGLPDGFARRIARNTQSVLLAEAHLGRVLDPAGGSWYIEQLTADLAAAAWDWFTEIERAGGAAAALSAGLIADRIDDTWRRRADNLARRRDPVTGVSEFPNLDERLPARTPAPVPPGGGLPRRFHAGAFEARRDRADAYLAATGSRPSVFLATLGPLAAHSARAGFAGNLFAAGGIATTRGGDPADDPAAIAAAFAADPSAVACICGTDASYAAAAAPLAAALAAAGARRVWLAGRPGDHAQVDGYLYAGCDATAVLDATFDDLEVPR, from the coding sequence ATGACGGTGCCATCCGAGAGCCTCGACCCGGCCGCTGGATTCCCACCGGCCACGCCGGACGACTGGCGACGGCTCGCGCTCGGCGTCCTGCGCAAGTCGGGCGCCGCCGGCCCGGACACCCCGGCCGAATCCGTGGACGAACTGCTGGCCACCACCACCTACGACGGCGTCCGGATCGCCCCGCTGCACACCCGGCAGGCGGCCCCACCGGGGGTCGGGGTGCCCGGTACGGCACCGTACGTACGCGGTGCCCAGGCCCGGCGCGACGGTGGCGGCGCGGGCGGCACCGACCCGGCCGCGACGGTTGCCGGCTGGGACGTCCGGCAGCGGTACGTCGACCCGGATCCGAAGGCGGTCCGGGAGGCGGTGCTGACCGACCTCGCCAACGGTGCCACCTCGGTCTGGATCGATCTGAGCGCGGGCGGCCTGCGCGCGAGCGACCTGCCGGAGGCGCTCGACGGGGTCCACCTCGGCCTCGCTCCGGTGGTGCTCGACGCCGGCGCGGACAGCGTCGCCGCGGCCGAGGCGTTGCTCGCGCTCGCCGACGACCGGAGCGTCGAACGCGACGCCCTGGCCGGCTGCCTGGGCGCCGACCCGCTCGGCTGGCAGGCCCGCACCGGCCAGGCCGGCGACCTCGCGCAACTCGCCGTCCTCGCCGGGTACGCCGAGCGGTCGCCGATGCTGCGTACAGTCACTGTGGACGCCACCGCGTACCACGACGCGGGCGGTGGCGACGCCCAGGAGATCGGCTGCGCCCTGGCCACCGGGCTAGCCTATCTCCGGGCCCTCACCGACGCCGGGCTCGACCTACCGGCCGCCTTCGGGCAACTGGAGTTCCGCTTCGCCGCCACCACCGACCAATTCGCCACCATCGCCAAGCTGCGCGCCGCTCGGCAGGCCTGGGCCCGGGTCGGGCAGCTCTGCGGGGTGCCCGAGGCAGGTCGGCAGCGGCAGCACGCGGTCACCTCCGCCGCGATGATGACCGCCCGGGATCCGTGGGTGAACATGCTGCGCACCACCGTCGCCTGCTTCGCGGCCGGGGCCGGCGGGGCGGACGCGGTCACTGTCGCGCCGTTCGACGCCCGACTGGGGCTGCCGGACGGCTTCGCCCGGCGGATCGCCCGCAACACCCAGTCGGTGCTGCTCGCCGAGGCGCACCTCGGCCGGGTGCTGGACCCGGCCGGCGGGTCCTGGTACATCGAACAGCTCACCGCGGACCTGGCGGCGGCCGCCTGGGACTGGTTCACCGAGATCGAGCGGGCCGGCGGGGCCGCCGCCGCGCTGTCCGCCGGGCTGATCGCCGACCGCATCGACGACACCTGGCGGCGCCGGGCCGACAACCTGGCGCGCCGGCGGGACCCGGTCACCGGGGTCAGCGAGTTCCCCAACCTGGACGAGCGACTGCCCGCCCGTACCCCGGCGCCCGTACCGCCCGGCGGCGGCCTGCCGCGACGGTTCCACGCCGGGGCGTTCGAGGCCCGGCGGGACCGGGCCGACGCGTACCTGGCGGCCACCGGTTCCCGGCCGAGCGTCTTCCTGGCCACCCTGGGCCCGCTCGCGGCGCACAGCGCCCGTGCCGGGTTCGCCGGCAACCTCTTCGCCGCCGGTGGGATCGCCACCACCCGGGGCGGCGACCCGGCCGACGATCCGGCGGCGATCGCCGCCGCGTTCGCCGCCGACCCGTCCGCCGTGGCCTGCATCTGCGGCACCGACGCCAGCTACGCGGCGGCAGCGGCGCCGCTGGCCGCCGCGCTGGCCGCTGCCGGGGCCCGGCGGGTCTGGCTGGCCGGTCGGCCCGGTGACCATGCCCAGGTAGACGGCTACCTGTACGCCGGCTGCGACGCGACGGCCGTCCTCGACGCCACGTTCGACGACCTGGAGGTCCCCCGATGA
- a CDS encoding oxygenase MpaB family protein, producing MQPHRYADLRRIRILDPQHDYLEIYQTMVRYEFPWDSKLGLNLAFNRSFSLPRVAAVHVRTGELLHHTRKRIDDTGLLMYEVMLHGFDAPRGRDAIRRTNQIHRHYDIADDDYRYVLGCLVVVPIRWLERYGWRRPCCHERTAAYHYYQELGRRMGIRDIPGSFREFATWFDDRDRTHLRYNDDAASIERATRALLRGKIPRPLAPVGDALVAAMYDERLRAATGVATPSPAVRAGLHVGLRLRAAMLRWAGRPRQTPLFADGIHTPTYPDGYDISRLGPVTTQPGHHTQGSS from the coding sequence GTGCAGCCGCACCGCTACGCCGACCTCCGGCGGATCCGTATCCTCGACCCGCAGCACGACTACCTCGAGATCTATCAGACGATGGTGCGATACGAGTTCCCGTGGGACAGCAAACTCGGCCTGAACCTGGCGTTCAACCGCTCCTTCTCGCTGCCCCGGGTCGCCGCCGTGCACGTGCGCACCGGTGAGCTGCTGCACCACACGCGCAAGCGGATCGACGACACCGGATTGCTGATGTACGAAGTGATGCTGCACGGTTTCGACGCCCCGCGCGGTCGCGACGCGATCCGGCGGACCAATCAGATCCACCGCCACTACGACATTGCCGACGACGACTACCGCTACGTCCTCGGCTGTCTGGTGGTCGTCCCGATCCGCTGGCTGGAGCGGTACGGCTGGCGGCGGCCCTGCTGCCATGAACGGACCGCCGCCTACCACTACTACCAGGAGCTAGGCCGAAGGATGGGCATCCGGGACATTCCGGGCTCCTTCCGCGAGTTCGCCACCTGGTTCGACGACCGCGACCGGACGCATCTGCGCTACAACGACGACGCCGCCTCGATCGAGCGGGCCACCCGGGCGCTGCTGCGCGGCAAGATTCCGCGACCGCTCGCGCCGGTCGGTGACGCGCTGGTCGCCGCCATGTACGACGAACGGCTGCGGGCCGCGACCGGGGTAGCCACGCCGAGCCCGGCGGTGCGCGCGGGCCTGCACGTCGGGCTGCGGCTACGCGCCGCGATGCTGCGCTGGGCCGGCCGACCTCGGCAGACCCCGCTGTTCGCCGACGGAATCCACACACCTACGTATCCGGACGGATACGACATATCCCGGCTCGGCCCGGTCACGACGCAACCCGGCCATCACACCCAGGGATCGTCGTAG